A DNA window from Ipomoea triloba cultivar NCNSP0323 chromosome 10, ASM357664v1 contains the following coding sequences:
- the LOC116031947 gene encoding calcium-dependent protein kinase 24-like — MGACVSLHSALTSRRPKHRRPIDPESAKGGNRTRAPRSQKISRQIRVLSDNVTGDDIWKKYEFGKELGRGEFGVTYLCTDKETGEIVACKKISKSKLRTEIDVEDVRREVEIMRHLPKHPNIVSYKDVFEDKEAVYLLMELCEGGELFDRIVAKGHYTERAAALVTKTILEVIQMCHKHGVIHRDLKPENFLYANGNENAPLKAIDFGLSIFFKPGQRFKEIVGSPYYMAPEVLRRDYGHEVDVWSAGVILYILLCGVPPFWAETEEGIAHAIVRGEIDFKRDPWPKVSEDAKDLVKGMLDSNPYSRMTIKEVLAHKWIQNAENVPNVPLGEGVTTRIKQFTLMNKFKKRVLMVVAENLSQDQVESIKEMFHMMDTDKNGNLSFEELKDGLSMMEQHVADHDVELLMDAADVDGNGMLNCEEFITLAVHLTKLSNDDNLHKAFLIFDKDNSGYIELEELRDFLFDMDDDNAPKNDQVVQEIIFDADLDKDGRISFPEFKAMMTTGTDWKMASRKYSKVMLNALSVRLFKDKSIQIKK, encoded by the exons ATGGGAGCTTGCGTGTCGCTGCATTCGGCGCTCACATCGAGAAGACCTAAGCACCGGCGGCCCATCGATCCGGAAAGCGCGAAAGGCGGGAACCGGACGAGGGCGCCGAGATCGCAGAAGATTTCTCGGCAGATCAGAGTCCTGAGCGACAATGTGACGGGAGATGACATTTGGAAGAAGTACGAATTTGGGAAGGAGCTCGGGAGGGGGGAGTTCGGCGTGACGTATCTGTGCACGGACAAGGAAACGGGGGAGATCGTGGCGTGTAAGAAGATATCGAAGAGCAAGCTGAGGACGGAGATCGACGTGGAGGATGTGAGGAGGGAGGTGGAGATCATGCGCCATTTGCCTAAACACCCCAATATTGTTAGCTACAAGGATGTGTTTGAAGACAAGGAGGCTGTGTATCTTTTGATGGAGCTCTGCGAGGGCGGCGAGCTCTTCGATAGGATCGTCGCCAAAGGCCATTACACCGAACGAGCTGCCGCTCTTGTCACCAAGACCATTCTTGAGGTTATCCAG ATGTGCCATAAACATGGAGTGATTCACAGAGACCTTAAACCGGAGAACTTTTTATATGCAAATGGTAATGAAAATGCGCCCTTGAAAGCAATAGATTTCGGCCTCTCCATCTTCTTCAAACCCG GCCAACGCTTCAAAGAAATTGTTGGGAGCCCATACTACATGGCTCCAGAAGTTCTTCGTCGTGATTATGGGCATGAAGTTGATGTATGGAGTGCTGGTGTTATTCTTTATATCTTGCTATGCGGTGTTCCCCCTTTTTGggcag aaaCTGAAGAAGGAATAGCGCATGCAATAGTGCGAGGAGAAATAGATTTCAAGAGGGATCCTTGGCCAAAAGTATCAGAAGATGCAAAGGATCTTGTGAAAGGAATGCTTGATTCAAATCCTTATAGTCGAATGACTATTAAAGAAGTTCTTGCACATAAATGGATTCAGAATGCTGAGAACGTACCAAATGTTCCTTTGGGAGAAGGTGTTACCACAAGGATTAAGCAGTTCACTTTGATGAATAAATTCAAGAAAAGGGTTCTCATGGTGGTAGCAGAAAATTTGTCACAAGATCAAGTGGAAAGCATCAAAGAAATGTTTCACATGATGGACACAGACAAGAATGGGAACTTGTCCTTCGAAGAACTCAAAGATGGGTTGAGTATGATGGAGCAACATGTTGCAGATCATGACGTGGAGCTGTTAATGGATGCC GCGGATGTAGATGGGAATGGAATGCTGAACTGCGAAGAGTTCATTACATTAGCAGTACACTTAACGAAGTTAAGCAACGACGATAATCTCCACAAGGCGTTCCTCATCTTTGACAAGGACAATAGCGGATACATTGAACTTGAAGAGCTGAGAGATTTTCTGTTCGACATGGATGATGATAATGCCCCCAAAAACGACCAAGTGGTGCAAGAGATTATATTCGATGCGGATTTGGACAAGGATGGAAGAATAAGCTTTCCAGAGTTCAAAGCAATGATGACGACCGGCACGGACTGGAAGATGGCTTCGCGGAAATACTCTAAAGTCATGTTGAACGCACTTAGCGTCAGGCTTTTCAAAGACAAGTCCATACAAATCAAAAAGTAA